One stretch of Thermodesulfobacteriota bacterium DNA includes these proteins:
- a CDS encoding type II toxin-antitoxin system VapC family toxin yields MRFLLDTHVWLWRVTDDPRLPATARAAIGDEANDIFVSAASAWEIATKHRIGKLEGVPQAAARFAELVAADGFHHLPTEHSHGLRAGSHGAAHRDPFDRMLAAQSEIESLPLITRDPAFSAFSVSTLW; encoded by the coding sequence TCGACACCCACGTGTGGCTCTGGCGGGTTACCGACGACCCTCGCCTACCGGCGACGGCACGGGCGGCCATCGGGGACGAGGCCAACGACATCTTCGTCAGCGCGGCGAGCGCGTGGGAGATCGCCACCAAGCACCGGATCGGCAAGCTCGAAGGGGTGCCTCAGGCAGCCGCGCGGTTTGCCGAGTTGGTGGCGGCAGACGGATTCCACCACCTGCCGACCGAGCATTCCCACGGATTACGGGCTGGAAGCCATGGGGCGGCTCACCGCGATCCCTTCGACCGGATGCTTGCTGCCCAGAGCGAGATCGAGTCCCTGCCCCTGATCACCCGCGATCCGGCCTTTTCGGCGTTC